The DNA region GAAAAAGTCATCTACGACTACCCGAAACCCGGTAAACTCTTGCTCACCATCCAGGTCACCGAGGGTCGCCAGTATCGCATCGGTACAGTCACCTTCTCGGGAAATAAACTTTACCCTTCACGCTTGCTAGCCCTGCTTGCCCAGCAGGGCTCGGGCATGATCTTCGCTCCCTCAAAACTCGATAAAGACGTCGAGACGCTGGAGGAATTTTATGGCAAGGACGGCTATCTCGAGACCCGCGTGCGCATCGTCCGCAAGCCTAACATCGCCACCGGCAACATCGACGTCGAATACCAGATCACCGAGAGCGAACAGTTCTTCGTCGAGTCGGTGAAGATCGAGGGCAACACCAAGAGCAAAAGCATCGTGATCATCCGTGAGCTCACGCTCGGGCCCGGCGAGATCTTCGATCTCATCAGCATGAAGCGCAGTAAACTCCGTCTGGATAACACGCGCTTCTTCGACGACGTGAACATCACACACGAATCGACCAACATCCCCGGCCGCCGCAATCTCAAGGTCGCCGTGAAGGAAGGTCGCACGGGTAATCTCCAGTTCGGCGCCGGTTTCAGCTCGCTCGAAAAAGCCGTCTTCTTCGCCGAGCTCTCGCAGTCCAATTTCGACCTCTTCAACCGCAAGGGATTCTTCCAGGGCGACGGCCAGAAATTCCGCATCCGCCTCCAGATCGGCTCCGTTTCCAGCGAAGCGATGCTCTCGTTTGAAGAGCCTTGGTTCTTGGAGAAAGAACTCGCGCTCGGCTTCTCGATCTACCGCACGAGCCAGAACTACGACAATTCGTACTACGAGCGCGTCGATACCGGCGGCGAAATCTACACGCGCAAACGCCTCTTCGAACTCGTCGTGGGCCGTCTCTCGTACAATTACACCGAGACCAAGATTCAGGATATCGACGAGGTTGCCTTTCTCTATGGTGCGCGTGAGGGCAAAACCAACGTCTCCAAAGTCGGCTTCCAGCTGGAGCGCGATACGCGCGACAAGATCGTCAACACGACCGATGGCGGACGCGTTGAGCTCAATCTCGATGTCGCTGGCGGCGTGCTCGGTGGCGACTACGACTACTACCGCGTCGAAGCCCGCACCTCGCAGTTCTTCCCCATCTTCCGCGCGCAAGAGCAGGTCATCGGCGTGATCGGCCGTTTCGGCGTGC from Nibricoccus aquaticus includes:
- the bamA gene encoding outer membrane protein assembly factor BamA, translating into MGTANVNEQVVRANMQAREGSELDDTMIDRDIQSLYRTGLFEFIEVKREVLDARVINLVVEVTPKYRVLMIRFEGNERVKSRRLEKDIKTKPNASLDERQVKEDAEKIREYYQKTGYNQISVNYSIDRDRATGYGTVIFNIKEGPKVKISDIRFIGNEHVKARALRKAIETKRWWMFSWLTGSGRYKDEQFEDDLDKLRDYYREQGYLDVEVPQEKVIYDYPKPGKLLLTIQVTEGRQYRIGTVTFSGNKLYPSRLLALLAQQGSGMIFAPSKLDKDVETLEEFYGKDGYLETRVRIVRKPNIATGNIDVEYQITESEQFFVESVKIEGNTKSKSIVIIRELTLGPGEIFDLISMKRSKLRLDNTRFFDDVNITHESTNIPGRRNLKVAVKEGRTGNLQFGAGFSSLEKAVFFAELSQSNFDLFNRKGFFQGDGQKFRIRLQIGSVSSEAMLSFEEPWFLEKELALGFSIYRTSQNYDNSYYERVDTGGEIYTRKRLFELVVGRLSYNYTETKIQDIDEVAFLYGAREGKTNVSKVGFQLERDTRDKIVNTTDGGRVELNLDVAGGVLGGDYDYYRVEARTSQFFPIFRAQEQVIGVIGRFGVLDSYSDSEVPYYELFTLGGPYTLRGFEQRDVGPRQQGYVIGGKSYGMLSIEYSVDIVSPVRFAIFYDAGFVNSRSYDFNPAYYNDNFGFGLRLFVAGAPLSLDFGIPLTTDKENDKGNQFNFSFGTRF